The window ggtttctctTGGCACTACTTATAAGTGTAAAccatatttattatatttgagTGAGCTGTTGGACTTATTGTTGGTTCCATACTGACATTGCATGTAAACGAACACTAATTTTTAGGTAGAATTTTAGTATGGGGAGGGACATTTGAGAGAGGCAGAGTAAAACTTGAAAGGTCGTTTTActacatatttttaataagatTGAGGAAGTGACCTTCTGAAGTGTAAATGATGTAAGTGAAATAAGATCTACCTTGCCAAGAAACAGTACCTGCTGCAGATTATGTCACTGTATTTGGTTTGCATGGCAAAGTTTTGGTAGTGGAggggctacaggggtggcttctgtgaggtCAGAAGCTTCTCTGATGTCCAATAGAGCTGGTGCCAGTCATCTCTAAGGTGAACCTGCTGCTTGCCAAAACTGAGTCAATCAGGTAgtgcctctgtgataacatatttggggaggagggggaaatgTGAGAGAAACAACTCTGCAGATGCCAAGATCAGTGAAGGAGGAGGcggtgctccaggtgctggagcagattcCCCTGCGGCCTTTGTTGAAGACCATGTTGAGGTAGGCTGTCCCCCTGCAGCCTATGGAGGTCCACCATGGAGCATGTGGATGTGGCCAAAGGAGACTCTCTGAAGTGCTTAATGCTGTAGtaggctcctggcaggacttGTAACCCTGTGGAAAGGACCCATGCTGGAACAGTTAATGGAGGACTATCTCCTATGGATGGGaccccaggctggggcaggggaagaATGTGCAGAGGAAGGAGCAACAAAGACAATATGTGATGAACTGACTGCAAATCCAATTCCCTGTTCCCTTGTGCTGCTTGGTGGGAAGAGGTAGAGAAGCTGGGAGTAAATTTGAGCCCAGAAAGAAGAGAGCAGTGGGGGGAAGGTATTTTGAGACTTGTTTTTGTCATTATCCTACTTGGATGTTTGATTAGCAGTAAATTCatttaatttccccaagtcaagtctgttttgcctgtgtaCTTGAAGAGTCATCTCCCTTATCTCAATCCACAGGCCTTTCATcatattttcttccctctgtccAGTTAAGGAGGGAATGTTATAAAGCAGCTTTGTGGGCACCTGTTGTCCAGCCAAGGTTAATCCACCACAGTTCCATTAAGACAAAGAACAAGTGCTTCAGTTGAGGGACACACAAACTCACTCAAAAAACTCTCCCCAAAATAAACTGTTTtgattaaacatatttttttcttaactttgaGAGTAGGTCTTATTTAAAAGTAGTGGCTATCTTTGAATGGCTGTCCTTAGAAAAAAGCTGAGTATAATATAGCTTTTGTTTAATCTCTGCAGGTCTGTATTTTTAGGCATGACAACATAATTTGCTACCAGCCATGTTTCTTGTCCAACAGGAAAACAGTGAAGACTTTATTGCtattagcatttatttttttaaagaaaaagcaggCATACTTGTATGGTTACAGTCTTAGGCTATCAGTGTATCTTGCATAAGTCGCTACTTGGCAAAGTTGCTACTGGCTTACCCTTTCTTCATTTTGATTTAAAGGTATAGACTTCCAAGAAATTATGGTGCATGCTTGGAGAGTAGTAGTCTTTCTGTGGGCAGGGACCATCTAAGCTAGGGATGTGGTTTTTACTATTATAATGATATTCTAATGAGCAAAGTTCATGGCTAGGGCAAGTTCTCACCACAGAACTGGAGGAGGTTTGGCTCAGCTTGCAGTATCCTGGGTAAAAGAAGGTGTTATCTCTGTTTTTCCCCTTCTAAGACTTAGATTTCTGTCTTAATTTACTACAATACTGTAGTTATTGGCTATTGCTTCCATTGTTTAACCACTTTGGTCTTTTATCTTGTTATTTGGAACTTTGCTCCTAGTATTCATCAATACCCACATATTCTCAGAACTTCCTCTGATTGGCagcatataaaaaaatatatatagtagATGGAATATTTGCACACTCATAGtttctatatattttaataGGTATTTATATGTAGTTGCACTATCTTAATATGCTTATATCTAAATATGTTTATATACAATTATAGAGATACAAATTATATCTGTAAAAGTATAGGTATAAAATGTCTAAAAATTCTTAAATAATAGCTAATGACATAAGTAATTCAAGTTTGAATATTAAtataaagtaaataaacaaGGGTAAAAGGcaggtttggggtcccccacTTTAAAGGGCTACAGAACAAGCCCTAACATATCTGGGGTAGGGACTTCATGAAGGTAGAAGGTTGCCAAAAAGATGGAGGCAGCATGGCCAAGTCTGGATATGCTCAAGGCCTACAAACCCCTCCTAGGGAGATCCATCAAGGGACCTCTGTGAGAACCCTGTCACGTGCAAAGAAGAGACCAATCCTTTGAGCTGGATTGAGAGGCCTCTACATCTGTGCTCAGCCCAACAAGATGATTATGCAGTGTTACTGGACCAAACTTTAGACTTTGTGTGATCCTGTAAGGCATAGGCATTGTTTGTTGAAATAGCTAGCCAGAACAAAATGTGAACTTCAGAGGAACACGTGTATGgggacagtaaagaaaagagcATAAAGGATTCATTAAAAAGACCACGTGAACCAGAAGAACTGAATAGAGAAGTACTGGTTATGTTTTCTGGGTGATGAAAAATTTGATTTCTGAGATCCTCTCTCAGCTCCTTTAGTGGTTAAAGGCCCTATTTATGATCaatctctgttttgtttttaggaGAATAGCACATTGCTTAAAATGGACATAAATGGAAAGTCCAGAACTACCATATCTACCCTCCCTGTACCTCTTGCAGATGTCAGTTCTGCAGGcaaaacagaagcagagaaacCACGATGCTCCAGCACCCCCTGCTCACCAATGCGACAGACAGTTTCAGGCTATCAGATCCTTTGTATGGATTCTAATTACCTGGTTGGATTCACAACTGGAGAGGAGCTGCTAAAATTAGCTCAAAAGTAtacaggaaatgaagaaaataatgggaaatCTGGGCTTAACTTGCACTCTGAACAGCTTGATTTAGGACTTGCATGTTCTTCCCGCTTGTACAAAACTAGAAGTAGGTGCTATCAGCCATATGAGATCCCAGCAGTAAatggaaggaggaggagatggatgCCCATCTCAGGGGATCAATGCACTAAGGCTTTACCATATGAAATTCACAAGGCACTTCATGGTCCCCTGCCTCTTTGCCTTTTAAAGGGCAAAAAGGCTCATTCTAAATCCCTGGACTACCTCAATTTAGACAAAATGAGCATTCAGGAACCTGCTGACACAGACATGCTACAATACCAGCTCCAGCACCTTACCCTTAGAGGGGACCGTATGTTTTCAAGAAATAATACATGAACCATGAAGTATAATCTAGAATTTAGAACCAGTTTCTGGGTATTTCTCTGCTGCAAAAATCTGCTGTCATACTGTATATGACTGTCCCCATTGTAGGTGGTATAAGCAAAATGTTATTAGAAAGTAATTTATTTGAATAGAATTTTGACAATGTATTGTGTTATGAATGCAGGGGAAAAAATTTCCACAGCAAGCAGCTTCTAATGCAAATTTGACTGTAGCTGGTAGATATTTCTTTGAACATCTTTTAacaaagaaaaggcttttggtttttggatttgggttgggatgtttggggttttttgtagTTATCTAgcatttaaagtaatttaataCTGAGAAAGTGATGGTCTGCTTGGTTGTTGCTAATTTTAGGTTGATGTTAGAAATTGCTCTTGGATAAGTACTCAAgttatctttttgtttcttaatgtATTCTACAATACAATGtatgtatgattttttttttacatcatgGGAAAGAATGTGAGCTTGGCTAAATTGGATCATCTGTTATTTTAAACTATCCTATTCAAACTTTTTGTAACTGGGTTTGCACTGGTGGTGACAAGGAAATTCActcataaaataaacatttgttCATTTGCTACTTCAAACctattatatatttttgtttgtttctgtacAGAAGTAATTGTTTTGcctcctttttttaataaaactagTTTGGAATAAGTATTTGGAATATTAGTAGATTGAATACCCTGGCTTAATTTGtcactgaagaatttttttgtcCAAATATGACATCAAATGCAGTTTTGACAACTGTattcttaaatatatataaaacatgtTAGTAACTTATgtataaaatttaaatgtttttagaCATTTTTAGGTGCAGTCTATTACTGAAGCAGTTTGCAACTTCATTTTAGTTTAcatatttagaaattaaaattaagatcATGTTTGGAAATATTTGATCAGTTGTTTCTAGTAcagtttagggtttttttgattCCTCAGGATGAGTAGCAAGCGCAACTCAGTACATGTGTTGTGGAAGAGTTGTTTTCGTTCTGCCACTTACTGCAGAATTTTAACTGAAGGCAGTGAAGAGGAGCCCAGTAGACAGTTTTGCTGGTTTGGTTAATGTTTTCTGCCTTATTAGAATATGTACAACTGATGTGTATTTCAAAGAGTTAACTGCACCtctgtaaatttaatttattgaacAATGATCTCTTTAATGAACTTTTCCTGTATAGTCTTTAGTTTAAAAATGGAATATGGTCATATGCCAAAGAGAGGTTTTGTCTAAGGAATAAACACTGCTATTTATTGAAATGCTctatgaaaatgtatttctggctgaaaaataaaaagggtgaTATCAATACCTATTTTTGTGAAGTCTCTTGCTGTGTAGAATGAGGACATTTAAAAATTACGACTTTAGACCTGGGATCATTAACATTTAAAAGCAAGAATCTTATACTTCTGTGAAAGATTAGAtgtaaagaagaaattctttagggtggtgagacactggaacaggttcctCAAAGAAGGTGAGGATGCCTCTCATGGTTTAACTGGGCAGATAGCTAAACACCATGCAGCTACTTGCTCACTCTCTCTTCCCCAgtgggaggggggaggaaaaaaaaggaaaattcatgggttgagataaaaacaATATAATAGGACACAATAATAGGTGAGAAATTATGGATGTTAAATGCGAGcagcaagcagggagcacagtgcctgtggaaaagcaggccgCATAACGTTCTCAGACTCGCCTGAGAAAGCGgtctgggaaatcataaggaggaatcaaaataATCCttagagatagaagacagccttgcagatgttgtttgtcagtttcttgttttcttgcaagagaaggtcgaggggtggtgtaccccactgaccaatgatggtgatgtgttagtttactaaccaataagagttttacctttctggacTTTCgtgtatcggtctataaaaaagatctgaggtaataaacattacactctcctgttcaactcccaagagagtctgtgttgtacTGCCTCGTCGTTCCCAATAGTGCAACaagaaatggaagagaaaataatattaaaatgagAATGTATgaaacaagtgatgcacaatgcAATTGCTCACCACCTGCTGAGTGATGCCCAGCCGGTTCCTGAGCAGTGGCCCCTGCCCAGCTTTACCCCTAGTTTATATGCAGACTAAGATGTCATATGATAcagaatatccctttggccagtttgggtcagctgtcctggctgtgtctcttTCCAGCTTCTTGTGCCTCCCAGCCTACTTGCTGGTGGGGTGGTGCAAGAAGCTGAAAGGTTTTTTACTTAGTGCAAACACTGCTTACTAACAACTACACCATCAGTGTTACCAATATTATTCTCATATGAAATCCAAAATAAAGCACTATACCAactactaggaagaaaattaactctgtcaTTGTGGAGGTGCATCCTTTCTTCACCAGGCCGCACTAAGATTTGAGAAATGCTCATTAGCCTTTGGCCTTGATGAAGAGCCCCTGGGCTGAGCTTCTCTTCAGCTTATCAGAAATAAtgtctgctcccaggaactAATGCTGACTAACAagctcctgcttttttttttaaacagccttggaaatttttttttgcctgaatgGCATAACATTGTTGTTCTTGCACTTCCAAAGAAAGTTGCTGATCTGAAGTGTGTCCAGGATAAAACATTGTTATGACTAAAGCCCACTCTCTTGTGACCCTATAAGCAGTGGTCCAAAATTAGATGCTTTGAGCTCTCCTGGCCCACAGTAGCTGCAACCAGCAAACTTCTGAGTGGGGCCTCTCAGAGCCAGAGAACTCTCAAGTTTGCTATACATGGAGGATTGCTGAATGATGATTGATCCTGGCCTGATATCCCCATTTTTTGAGACTCAACCCTTCACCCATTGAGAAGATGCAAAGGCATCTGATGTATTTCATTACCTTCAAGGGGAATTTTTCACAGGTACCTTGTACAGACTTTATGTCTGTGTGCATGCGAGTGTGAATATGCTATAGAAAATGTGGGAGAAATTCTGCTCTCCTGGATTCTTAAGTACTTTAGATTTGTAAGTTAGACCTGTAAGTAAGTTATTGTTGCGGTATATTAAATCTTATATGAATCTTTTGCTAAAATGTTAAGTTATAATTTAAATGTTAAGTGCTATTGAAACTTTAAGCCATATTCCTTTTTATCCTTACCCTTTGTATCCTTTTGTCATGCATGCCtaaacatacacacacacataatttttggtttatttcagtttagattgactggatttttgtttgttgcttttccTCAGTGTGCTTTAACCATCTAGTAAGTAGTAGAGTGAACCTTGCCAATGACATTTGTCATGCTGtcattttttatattaaatctGTTTTTACTGATAACTTTGATGGCGATTCTTTAAGTGATCTCAAAATACTAGTTCGTAATAATCctagctgaaaccaggacaatTCCCCATCCCATTGGcaaggtggcagcagcagcagcaatgactGAGGTAAGTCTGGAGGTGAGGGTTACATCAGGCTGTACAGGGAGGTtccccagctcagggacacaagagcaacagccctgagccttgtGCAGACCTGGAAGCCCCTGGCAGCCAATCAGATGAGGAGGGGACGTTGGCAGAAGCATCTGAGGGAGATTAAAATGGCTCAAGGGAGCATGACAAACAGGAGTGGGAAAACAGGATGTGGCAtgtgttggggaggatgaaacagggaaaccttatgaatatgattgtttagcaaaagattctgaaaatatgaagcctagaatcgaagtagaaataaaagcttgctttgagtcataagatgctgagtactagttactatatgaccaaagaacaatagcctagccagctaatgtagtagttcttataggctatatgtaaattctttagtagGTGCGTctcgtagtgattggttactgggaattagaatattcactataggaaagcatataatggattgtaacaagaacctCTCTCTCTTgattcctccctccccctctttAACCTCTTCTGCTCTCCCCGCtccactctccctccctccctgaccATGTGGATGCCGAGGCTGGCAGCGGACAcgggtctctccctctctttacccttataataaattgcttatacctgaacagcttgaccctggagaagtctctcaccgcgagtgCATTGTACAATAGGTGTGGCAGTTTGTGCATTAAGGGTGTGTAAGAGGTCAAAGCcaccctcccagctcctgaggtGAGCTCACCTGGTGTGTTTGCCTGCCCAGCTAGAACATACCCAGCAGTGGTTTCCACACAGTCAAAAGCCATTGCTAGCAGGAGCACGGCAACCCAGATGGAGCTCCCTCAGAAGCACACAGCTGTCCAGGTCTCTGTCTGCAGAGTGTTTGAGCCTGGCATCAGTACCAGAGGGTAGCAGAGATGACACCTGCATGTGGTGTGACCAGGTAAATTGTGGAGGAAGGACAGTCCTCTGAAAGGCTTTTGCCTTGGAGATCTGCTCCCtaagataaaacaaaactacTTAGTCATGGTAACTAAGCTGTGGACCCCTTCCTTCTTTGGGACCCCGTGTTATCTCCCTGTAAACTACTGGTCATTTTACCCTGGTTTTAAACCATTGGCCCTTTTCCcaattctccccttccctataaaaaccccagcttttgccCAGTTCAGTGGAAGTGACTGTCACTGGCCCCCTTCACTGAAGCCTGCCAATAAAGGACTCTGTGGAATGCTACATGGCCTCCCATCTATGTGTCGGCTGCAGTAACCCATGAGCTGAGCTGATCACAAGAGCTGAGATCATATCTAAAAGAGCTGATCACTTGAAGCCTGAGGCCGAGCTCATAAGGGTTACCCGTGGCTAGAAACTGCCTGAGACCCCTGGACAGCAGTTCCTTGCCGGACCCCTATCTGGGAAGTCTGCAGCGGTGGCTGGGGGTCAGATAGACCCCCAGAACCAGCCTCAACAGTGAATGATCTGCTCTGCCTGGTGGCAGAGCCTAAAGAAGTGGAGAGACTGAGGACTATCAGGGACTGTGAGAGAAATAGACTGGTGGAGTCCCACTCTTCCATCCCTGAGAGAAATGTAGCAGATGAAAGCTCAGCAAGAGTCAGAGGAGCTCTGACCCTCATGCCATCAGGCAGAAGGAGAAGACCTAAAAGACGGGGAATGGAAACAAGTCCATTCTTGAGGAGGTAGGAGAATCCCCTCCTGGCCTCCCTCACCTTCTCAAGTGCCCTTACAGTATAGGTACAAGGCTCTGGAACTCGAGGGTCAGGCAGATGACAGTGGAGAAGGTGGTCTATCTGGGGGGTCTCCCAGATCAGCACAGTCAACTAGACAGATCACAACTACAGGTattaggaaagaaagaagggtAATTATAGTGGGTGACTCCCTCCTGAGGGGAAACAAGGGTCCCGTATGCCAACCAGACCCATCCCACAGGAAagtctgctgcctccctggggcCTGGGTATATTGCTAGGAGACTTCCTGGACTAATTTGTCTCTGATTATTACCCACTTCTGGTTGTCTGGGTCAGCAGCAACAAGATTGAGAAGTCTTAGAGCAATCAAAAAGGATTTCAGAACACTGAGGCAACTGGTTGAAgggacaggagcacaggagGCATTCTCCTCAATCCCTTTGGTAGCAGGGAAGAATGCCAAAAGGACAACCCACATAATCATGTGGCTTAAAAACTGGTGCCATCAATGGAAATTTGGCTTTTTTGATCATGAGGTGGTTTATACAGCACCAGGTGTGCTGGAGACAGATAGGGTTTGCCCATCTAAAAGGGGGATAGGATTCCAGCCTGTGAGATGGTAGGGCTGATTAAGAGAACTTTAAACTAGGtttgaaggggaaaagggaTAAGACCAGAGTCACTAGAGatgagcctggggatggcaGGCCAGTGTTGGGGGTTAAATAGATAGCCCAGCTGAAGTGCATCTACACTAATGCAGTGTGGGTAACAAACAGGAGGAGCTAGAAGGAGATCTTAAATGTGCAAGAGGAAGCTCTCTGCTGAAAGACGAGCTGGGAGGGCATAAGACTGGCCTGGCTGAACAGGGAACTTTCACTAGAATTcggagaaagagagagagttAATGAACTTCGGAAGAAGAGGGAGGACACTCAGGAAGAGtccaagtatttttttttagaaaaacatcAACTACAAAAGGAGGGCAAAGGAAAGTCTCCATCTTTTATCAGATGTGGAGGGGAACATTGTCAACAAGGATGATGAAAAGGCTGAGTTACCTAATACATTCTTTGCCTCAATCTTTAACAGAAAGATGGGTTATCCTCAGGGCAACCAGCCCCCTGAGCTGGTAGACAGGGACAGGAAGCACAATAAACCCCCTGCAATCCAGGAGGAGGTAGTGATCTGCTGAGACACTCAGACAATCATAAGTCTATGGGACCAGATGGGATTCATCCTAGAGTagtgagggagctggtggaagaGCTCACTAAGCCACTTTCCATCATTTATCATCAGTCCTTGTAGCAGGGCATCTCGTCCCCTACAAGAGCTTATCTGTTGCTTGTTAACTGCTGAAATAACTCAAACAGGACAAGCTGTCTTGTAGTGTGTTATTTTGGCACCATGGGGTTAACACTGGTCTGGTATCTCCCAGCTGACAATAAACGTCTTACTGTTGAAGTGAGACCTGGAAAGATAAGCTGGATTTCTGACTGACAGACACCTCACTCTAATGTGAGGGTCGTAGGTGGGGAGACAAAGATCCACGACTcgtgctccaggtgctcatgAGACAAACAGCCTCGttttattattcagaactcaAATACTCAATTCAAATTTCCCGGGCTAGACAGCCATTGGCTGATATTTCTCTCCCTGCCCGGCATCCTGGCCAGTGGTGTGCAGTGGTTCATACATAAGTTAGGCTAGCCAAACTAGATTTGTGTTATGGCTAGATTTATTTTGTCCAGTCCAGACCAGCTGCACTGTGACACTATTGCAACAATTCACCCTTTTcggttaaattaaaaaatataaaatgctctCTGTTATCTGCAAGGGCCCTTTGCAGACATGATAACAGGGACACCATGGGTTTAATTTGAATGAAGTTTTCTAATTAATTTGACCAACTTAGTTCTCTTTGGCTAGAAACATGGTTTGTGCACTAAATTGTTTTCAACACTCACTTCCAGGAGCTAGCAGGTAAGattgaaacagagaaattaagaattagaaaaaatgcttgactaaaaggggtgtctgacaaaaaccataccctgacaccctaatccacaagaacaggaaaaagagtcagactgcaagatgagataaggagctggaatacacaaacaagatgcaaagacaaaggcaccacaggataaaggagattcctcGAACCCTAAGCCGGAAGAAACGGATTTGAAGTCCCAAAAAAGCggccaaaggactgaaaggaGCACGgggctaattgtaatatgaagtgaagacaggcggggttaggaaatgaatatgtattaggcgtatcctgtaaacctagtctgtaaaggataaaaaggaaaaacccaatcaaaaaagtgtgcatgctttttggaggagatatccccatgcacctcagcgctgaataaattcatacctgctcttataactactctgcgagttgTAGGGTTCCTTTTATTCTGCACATCAAGATCACAATCCTTCAAGCTAACATGCCACAGGTTAACTACTTATTGTTACAAGTTACAacttaacattaaaaacaagacCCTGTTTAGAACTGAGATTATACTTGAACTCtataaacaagaaacaaaagcatTCAACATTTAGAAGCGTGAGAAAAActcagcagaaaaacaatttgtaaacagtttttaaatgaactgtcCTTTTCAAGAGTCTCTGATTTCCATGAGGTAGATGAACAAGTTGTTCTGGTCACTCCTCTTCAATCTGCTCCATCACTTCTATTGAGGTACTGTCAGGAGGGTGTTGTTTGTAGTCCCAGGCAGGATATAGAGCAGGATGGACTCATCTGGCAGGTACCCATTGTGTTCCAGTGTCTGTGGAAACACAGGCATATCCCCTTCTCCAGGTAATGAGACTCCATGGGCCTCCCCACTTATTAGTGAGGTCTATTACCTTGGGCTTAGGCAACTGTTTATCTCCAGATGATTGTAATAATAGAAAGTGATTTAAAATCACTGTGTTCTGGGACCCTTCTGATACTGCTATTGTATGAATAGCCTTAGCTACTTTGCTCTCTGCGGTCCCATCATGACTCAAACCTCCCAAgagtggcccggctagctcagtgatgaggtttctcttcactctggttttgagccagcatatgtttgtggggttcactgattttcttcaagaatttgAGACTATCaagcgagtaaagaaatcaggggtgGACTCTCTCCCCGGggttgcattccacagtttatttctgtgaaggggaatccaaggGGTGaaagacaaaggatttggggtctggggggtctcttttaacagggtttctcggagggagggaacatcagagagagaaccaattatttttctcagttagtacatctta is drawn from Poecile atricapillus isolate bPoeAtr1 chromosome W, bPoeAtr1.hap1, whole genome shotgun sequence and contains these coding sequences:
- the LOC131592112 gene encoding macrophage immunometabolism regulator-like translates to MQSLLSVGEISKERSRLALQWEPVTQLPALNASEFHPRAGIFCQLLPVFKVVSRVDLDQFRGHAVRPGSSREEENSTLLKMDINGKSRTTISTLPVPLADVSSAGKTEAEKPRCSSTPCSPMRQTVSGYQILCMDSNYLVGFTTGEELLKLAQKYTGNEENNGKSGLNLHSEQLDLGLACSSRLYKTRSRCYQPYEIPAVNGRRRRWMPISGDQCTKALPYEIHKALHGPLPLCLLKGKKAHSKSLDYLNLDKMSIQEPADTDMLQYQLQHLTLRGDRMFSRNNT